The following are encoded in a window of Roseimaritima ulvae genomic DNA:
- a CDS encoding site-specific integrase, whose product MHTTANVKQRAMILLAINCGFIPCDLGRLRWSDLQAVPGWLELVREKTGVDRRAPLWPETQAALVAVADATGQHAGSLDDLVFRTKAGNPY is encoded by the coding sequence TTGCACACCACGGCCAACGTGAAGCAACGAGCCATGATCCTATTGGCCATCAACTGCGGCTTCATTCCCTGCGACCTGGGTCGGCTGCGGTGGTCCGATCTGCAGGCGGTGCCGGGGTGGTTGGAATTGGTGCGTGAGAAGACGGGCGTCGATCGTCGGGCGCCACTGTGGCCGGAGACGCAGGCGGCGTTGGTGGCGGTTGCCGACGCCACGGGGCAGCATGCGGGGAGCTTGGACGATTTGGTATTTCGCACCAAGGCCGGCAACCCGTATTAG